A part of Actinomycetota bacterium genomic DNA contains:
- a CDS encoding NAD(P)/FAD-dependent oxidoreductase yields the protein MSSTNGYHSIVVGGGHNGLVAAAYLARAGARTVVLEARHKVGGAADTMEPWPEAPEFKVTTLSYVMSLMPDTILRDLQLERHGYKATPVGPYFLPFPDGRCIVQYDDDARKNYESFAQFSKRDADAIERWDSWIGGLAEVLGPLMMTTPPKLGSLKPSDLTEQLRLAWRFRGLDVRGLADVTQLMTMSVVDLLDRFFESDQVKTVMALNGLIGTWAGPNEPGTGYVMAHHSIGDVGDGHLGSWAVPEGGMGAVSDAIASSARSQGAEIRTGAKVAKILIEGGTTTGVALESGEELTAAVVVAATHPTITFLRQLEASELPPGFVDDIHNWKSRSGTVKINLALDRAPVFAAKPDQADLTGGFELAHSVAYLEKAFEQARAG from the coding sequence ATGTCGTCCACGAACGGCTACCACTCGATCGTCGTGGGCGGGGGCCACAACGGGCTCGTCGCCGCCGCCTACCTCGCGAGGGCCGGCGCCCGCACCGTGGTGCTGGAAGCTCGCCACAAGGTCGGTGGGGCCGCCGACACGATGGAGCCCTGGCCCGAGGCGCCCGAGTTCAAGGTCACCACGCTCAGCTACGTGATGAGCCTGATGCCCGACACGATCCTGCGCGACCTGCAGCTCGAGCGGCACGGGTACAAGGCGACGCCGGTCGGGCCGTACTTCCTGCCGTTCCCCGATGGCCGCTGCATCGTGCAGTACGACGACGACGCCCGGAAGAACTACGAGTCGTTCGCCCAGTTCTCCAAGCGCGACGCCGACGCGATCGAGCGCTGGGACTCGTGGATCGGCGGGCTCGCCGAAGTGCTCGGCCCGTTGATGATGACGACGCCTCCGAAGCTCGGCTCGCTGAAGCCGAGCGACCTCACCGAGCAGCTCCGGCTCGCGTGGCGCTTCCGCGGGCTCGACGTGCGCGGGCTCGCCGACGTGACCCAGCTGATGACGATGTCGGTCGTCGACCTGCTCGACCGCTTCTTCGAGTCCGACCAGGTCAAGACCGTGATGGCGCTGAACGGGCTGATCGGCACGTGGGCCGGCCCCAACGAGCCGGGCACCGGCTACGTGATGGCGCATCACTCGATCGGCGACGTCGGCGACGGCCACCTCGGCTCGTGGGCGGTGCCCGAGGGCGGCATGGGTGCTGTGAGCGACGCGATCGCCTCGAGCGCGCGTTCCCAGGGCGCCGAGATCCGCACCGGCGCGAAGGTCGCCAAGATCCTGATCGAGGGTGGTACCACGACCGGAGTCGCGCTCGAGTCGGGCGAGGAGCTGACCGCTGCGGTCGTCGTGGCGGCGACCCACCCGACGATCACATTCCTGCGCCAGCTCGAGGCGAGCGAACTGCCTCCGGGTTTCGTGGACGATATCCACAACTGGAAGTCGCGGAGCGGCACCGTGAAGATCAACCTGGCGCTCGACCGCGCGCCGGTGTTCGCGGCGAAGCCCGACCAGGCCGACCTCACCGGCGGGTTCGAGCTCGCGCACTCGGTCGCCTACCTCGAAAAGGCCTTCGAGCAGGCGCGCGCTGGAG
- a CDS encoding MFS transporter, with amino-acid sequence MSQTPSTAVPEPRHVPSARERAAVRRLAAARLISLTGSGAAFAALAFIMFQLTGESRWVSWTLLLTFGAQGLFAPLGSALGDRFDRRKVLVIADLAAAAGFVALAFAQTPAQLLVMAFVTATLESPIWSVSAAAVPNLVGPEDLTWANGMVAVGRNIGNLVGPILGGVLVAVIAPDSTPEQLQAAGYWVFGLNAVSFAGSAWLIGTTPGSFSGERGEDDGFGSLKDGVVFLLRDRVLRAITLAWVVLLLGAGFTLVAEVAFAEELGAGAIGYGLLNAGWGGGAALGSFLAQRYLRERQEARALIWGVVLVGLCLGLIGVVPWLPLAVGLMVGAGTGEGIGGVAEQGILQRRTPDHVRSRVIGASESAILIALAISFAFGGEVVDSIGPRGAYFVGGLSCLLAALVLVRPLGGEHRDAAMRDVTPASNAASS; translated from the coding sequence ATGAGCCAGACCCCGAGCACCGCCGTCCCCGAGCCTCGCCATGTGCCGTCGGCGCGCGAGCGTGCCGCCGTGCGCCGGCTCGCGGCCGCCCGCCTGATCTCGCTCACGGGCAGCGGCGCGGCCTTCGCCGCGCTCGCCTTCATCATGTTCCAGCTCACCGGTGAGTCCCGGTGGGTGTCGTGGACGCTGTTGCTCACGTTCGGTGCCCAGGGCCTCTTCGCGCCGCTGGGGAGCGCTCTCGGCGACCGGTTCGACCGCAGGAAGGTGCTCGTGATCGCCGATCTTGCGGCCGCAGCCGGCTTCGTAGCGCTCGCGTTCGCGCAGACGCCGGCGCAGCTGCTCGTGATGGCATTCGTGACCGCCACGCTCGAGTCGCCGATCTGGTCGGTGTCCGCGGCGGCCGTGCCGAACCTGGTCGGGCCCGAGGACCTGACCTGGGCGAACGGCATGGTCGCGGTCGGTCGCAACATCGGGAACCTGGTCGGCCCCATCCTCGGTGGCGTGCTCGTCGCCGTGATCGCGCCCGACTCCACTCCCGAACAGCTCCAGGCCGCCGGTTACTGGGTCTTCGGCCTGAACGCCGTCTCGTTCGCGGGATCGGCATGGCTGATCGGCACGACTCCGGGCTCGTTCTCGGGTGAGCGCGGGGAGGACGACGGATTCGGCAGTCTGAAGGACGGCGTCGTGTTCCTGCTGCGTGACCGCGTGCTGCGCGCGATCACGCTCGCGTGGGTCGTGCTGCTGCTCGGGGCGGGCTTCACCCTCGTCGCCGAGGTCGCCTTCGCCGAGGAGCTCGGGGCCGGGGCGATCGGCTACGGGCTGCTGAACGCGGGATGGGGTGGCGGTGCCGCGCTGGGTTCCTTCCTCGCCCAGCGATACCTGCGGGAACGCCAGGAGGCGCGCGCGTTGATCTGGGGCGTGGTCCTCGTCGGCCTGTGTCTGGGTCTGATCGGGGTCGTCCCATGGTTGCCGCTCGCCGTCGGCCTGATGGTCGGCGCCGGCACCGGGGAAGGGATCGGTGGCGTCGCGGAACAGGGAATCTTGCAGCGGCGCACGCCCGACCACGTGCGCAGCCGGGTGATCGGCGCGAGCGAATCCGCGATCCTGATCGCGCTCGCGATCTCGTTCGCGTTCGGCGGTGAGGTCGTCGACTCGATCGGTCCTCGGGGCGCGTACTTCGTCGGGGGACTGAGCTGTCTGTTGGCCGCCCTGGTGCTCGTGCGCCCGCTGGGCGGCGAGCACCGGGACGCCGCGATGCGGGACGTCACGCCCGCGAGCAACGCCGCTTCGTCCTGA
- the serA gene encoding phosphoglycerate dehydrogenase, which produces MRVLVTEPLSAQGLELLRADFQVDERTDLASGDLAAEIEPYDALIIRSATQVTDAVLEAATHLKVVARAGIGLDNIDVEAATRRGVMVVNAPQSNIISAAEQAMALLLAQARNTPQAHAALKAGAWERSKWEGVELAGKTVGLVGLGRVGALVAQRAAGFGMRVIAFDPYVSAERAKEMGVDAMPSLEALLVQADFVSIHLPRTPETEGLIGEHELRLMKQGARLVNTARGGIVDESALAKAIEDGHLGGAALDVFSTEPTTDSPLFGLESVVVTPHLGASTKEAQDKAGTTVAEMVRLALTGEFVPYAVNVSAGAEVTEVVRPFVPLAERLGALTAGLAEGGVRSIVASYLGRIAESDTRVLTLATLKGILGNTVNEPVSFVNAPMLARERGLTVSEMRSTVSQDYVSSISLRAETDADPVEVSGSVLGRDHERVTQVNGFEIEVTPAGHMVFFTYVDRPGIIGKVGTLLGEAGINIATMDVGRKAEGGEALMCLTVDTEAPPKVLERVAREIEAHQLRTVTLPPV; this is translated from the coding sequence GTGAGGGTCCTCGTCACCGAGCCGCTGTCGGCGCAGGGGCTCGAGCTGCTGCGGGCCGACTTCCAGGTCGACGAGCGCACCGACCTCGCGAGCGGTGACCTCGCGGCCGAGATCGAGCCCTACGACGCGCTGATCATCCGCAGTGCGACCCAGGTCACCGACGCGGTGCTGGAGGCGGCAACGCACCTGAAGGTCGTCGCCCGCGCCGGCATCGGCCTCGACAACATCGACGTCGAGGCGGCCACCCGGCGGGGTGTGATGGTCGTGAACGCGCCGCAGTCGAACATCATCAGCGCCGCCGAGCAGGCGATGGCGCTGCTGCTCGCCCAGGCCCGCAACACCCCGCAGGCACACGCGGCGCTGAAGGCTGGCGCCTGGGAGCGCTCGAAGTGGGAGGGCGTCGAGCTCGCCGGCAAGACCGTCGGGCTCGTGGGCCTCGGACGCGTCGGCGCGCTCGTCGCGCAGCGCGCCGCCGGGTTCGGCATGCGAGTGATCGCCTTCGACCCGTACGTGAGCGCCGAGCGCGCGAAGGAGATGGGCGTCGACGCGATGCCCTCGCTCGAGGCCCTGCTGGTGCAGGCGGACTTCGTCTCGATCCACCTGCCCCGCACGCCCGAGACCGAGGGGCTGATCGGCGAGCACGAGCTGCGGCTGATGAAACAGGGCGCGCGGCTGGTCAACACGGCCCGCGGGGGCATCGTCGACGAGAGCGCCCTCGCGAAGGCGATCGAGGACGGACATCTCGGCGGTGCGGCACTCGACGTGTTCTCGACGGAGCCCACGACCGATTCCCCGCTGTTCGGCCTCGAGTCGGTCGTCGTCACTCCCCACCTCGGCGCGTCGACGAAGGAGGCGCAGGACAAGGCCGGCACGACGGTGGCCGAGATGGTGCGGCTCGCGCTGACCGGCGAGTTCGTCCCCTACGCCGTGAACGTCTCGGCGGGCGCGGAGGTCACCGAGGTGGTGCGGCCGTTCGTGCCGCTCGCGGAACGCCTCGGCGCGCTCACCGCCGGCCTGGCCGAGGGCGGTGTGCGATCGATCGTCGCGAGCTACCTCGGCCGTATCGCGGAATCGGACACACGGGTGCTCACGCTCGCCACCCTGAAGGGCATCCTCGGAAATACCGTGAATGAACCGGTCTCGTTCGTGAATGCGCCGATGCTCGCCCGTGAGCGCGGACTCACGGTGAGCGAGATGCGATCGACGGTCTCGCAGGACTACGTGAGCTCGATCTCGCTGCGGGCCGAGACCGATGCGGACCCCGTCGAGGTGTCGGGGTCGGTGCTCGGGCGCGACCACGAGCGAGTGACCCAGGTGAACGGCTTCGAGATCGAGGTCACGCCGGCCGGGCACATGGTGTTCTTCACGTACGTCGACCGTCCCGGCATCATCGGGAAGGTCGGCACCCTGCTCGGCGAGGCCGGCATCAACATCGCCACGATGGACGTCGGTCGCAAGGCCGAGGGTGGCGAGGCGCTGATGTGCCTGACGGTCGACACCGAGGCCCCGCCCAAGGTGCTGGAGCGCGTCGCCCGAGAGATCGAGGCCCACCAGCTGCGAACGGTGACGCTGCCTCCCGTCTGA
- a CDS encoding alanine--glyoxylate aminotransferase family protein, which produces MDRPEIILAPGPTPIPPEVLLAQGSPLVYHRGPGFGNIMREVTDRLRQLYRSETADVLLMTSSGTGGLESAIANCFSPGDEVLVPLAGFFAERFKTLAETFGLTVHTVDYEWGARIRPDEVAAALAEHPIKAVLLTQSETSTGVIQPIEQLAKVANDAGAMVVVDVVSSLGAVPFEFDAWGVDVAIGGSQKALSASPGIAFVAISGRAWEASRTATNPRFYFDWATYKRFADLPDPENPWTPAISVMQGLQAALELYFQDGVEAAMRRHRTLSRAVKEGAKALGLDLFGEGLDGNWTVTAIRAPESADADAICDTIRADHGCVLAPGQGPLKGKVFRIGHFGYFSELDIIRGLAALEMTLESLGHPVKRGAAVAAAETVFMESRGA; this is translated from the coding sequence GTGGACAGGCCCGAGATCATCCTGGCACCCGGCCCCACCCCGATCCCACCCGAGGTACTGCTCGCCCAGGGCAGCCCGCTCGTGTACCACCGCGGACCTGGGTTCGGAAACATCATGCGAGAGGTCACCGACCGGCTGAGGCAGCTCTACCGTTCGGAGACAGCCGACGTGCTCTTGATGACCTCGAGCGGCACCGGCGGCCTCGAGTCGGCGATCGCGAACTGCTTCTCGCCCGGCGACGAGGTGCTCGTGCCACTCGCGGGATTCTTCGCGGAACGGTTCAAGACCCTGGCCGAGACGTTCGGGCTCACGGTGCACACGGTCGACTACGAGTGGGGAGCGCGCATCCGGCCCGACGAGGTCGCGGCGGCGCTGGCCGAGCACCCGATCAAGGCCGTGCTGCTCACGCAGTCGGAGACCTCGACCGGCGTTATCCAGCCGATCGAGCAGCTCGCGAAGGTTGCGAACGACGCCGGCGCCATGGTCGTGGTCGACGTCGTCTCGTCGCTCGGCGCCGTGCCGTTCGAGTTCGACGCGTGGGGCGTCGACGTCGCGATCGGGGGCTCGCAGAAGGCGCTGAGCGCCTCGCCGGGGATCGCGTTCGTCGCGATCAGCGGGCGGGCGTGGGAAGCCTCACGCACCGCCACGAACCCACGCTTCTACTTCGACTGGGCCACCTACAAGCGCTTCGCCGACCTTCCCGACCCCGAGAACCCGTGGACCCCCGCGATCAGCGTGATGCAGGGCCTGCAGGCCGCGCTCGAGCTCTACTTCCAGGACGGCGTCGAGGCCGCGATGCGGCGCCACCGGACGCTTTCGCGGGCGGTGAAGGAAGGCGCGAAGGCGCTCGGGCTCGACCTGTTCGGGGAGGGGCTCGACGGCAACTGGACCGTCACCGCGATCCGCGCGCCCGAGTCGGCCGACGCGGACGCGATCTGCGACACGATCCGGGCGGATCACGGTTGCGTGCTCGCCCCCGGACAGGGCCCCCTGAAGGGGAAGGTCTTCCGCATCGGGCACTTCGGCTACTTCAGCGAGCTCGACATCATCCGCGGGCTCGCGGCGCTCGAGATGACGCTCGAGTCGCTCGGGCATCCGGTGAAGCGTGGTGCTGCGGTTGCCGCTGCCGAGACGGTGTTCATGGAGTCGCGCGGGGCGTGA
- a CDS encoding FtsX-like permease family protein — protein sequence MATLRFLFKRFVAQRSLGLAVVVTLAFTIGVLVAGPIYADAAREAIMSSSLGSESVTVTNARLQLFAGADFDWNAADGAITGAFDAVPVDAVVPQGLGTVRLGGADGPSVPLVFRKGAPEHLEIEGEPPGAGEIALPTSTAASLGLETGDHVALVGPNDETLDLRVSGTFESPDREDPFWYGGRSPFPAPDSTDPPPLLVDRATYLDAAGTLGLTTEFTWDAFLALDGVPFEQASRVPAELAEIEDVVRARPGLSSTRMVSGLETLFDLVDLRVKNLRVPILLVVFQIGAVTLAVLAGVGSLTLTRQTFELAVLHSRGFSRRTLLVAQGAQALLCAAVAFPLGLLLGLGLAKLAGRFNGEQLPGVEFPARFNDGALWLGLAVAFVGALVLLALSAPAVSRTVIEERRIASREDRPLLARVPVELIVLPLGIFAFIQLRGGTKPEAGEGAIEPLVLAAPTLLLFAASFVALRLLSFVLRRLDGRIGRARRLPPYLAGRRLGRSPGTGFASALLLLLSMGLLVLATSYRAIVLQNHSDAAHVQVGADWSVSATPPDQVLAAAGSMPPETMAVVRTDPSFSTGSFSLPPTALGIDPARFEEAGWWRDDFSSTSLDDILERLDTEPLGVRVPDGATELTMTVEVPRAADELRAQATSVTVGGELSTSSQPLTAGPQEVSLAVPQAERLLSITFQADTGTDLPDEIDVVIGAPRLGDQALDLATWQPTTWRGGSGTLEIEPDGSARYTFRPGAGNVVGGLLPAAPVLPALVSDNVATQTGGTVELGLAGQRLQVEPVAVASQFPGVVPNAPFVVVPLRGLLERQFSIPEAGVTLNEVWANTPEDPSPLLTEAGWVPGVVNATAPIEGSLAQLPQSLAVGMNFAAAVAGVGLVIVGVAAGLYFTMRRRDYEFAALRAMGTDRRQIRTTLVLEQAALLGFALLAGLAIGYWLLRLVMPYVGTSLGVSYPAPVLMLDWPAIGTAVVAIVVASAIALGAAMRTLMRSSVTGVLRGEPE from the coding sequence ATGGCGACCCTTCGGTTCCTGTTCAAGCGCTTCGTTGCCCAGCGATCGCTGGGGCTGGCCGTCGTCGTCACGCTGGCCTTCACGATCGGAGTGCTCGTCGCGGGGCCGATCTACGCCGATGCCGCTCGCGAGGCGATCATGTCGTCCTCGCTCGGCAGCGAGAGCGTCACGGTCACGAACGCCCGCCTGCAGCTGTTCGCGGGGGCCGACTTCGATTGGAACGCCGCTGACGGCGCGATCACCGGCGCGTTCGACGCCGTGCCCGTGGACGCCGTGGTGCCGCAGGGCCTCGGCACGGTGCGGCTCGGCGGGGCCGACGGCCCGTCGGTGCCGCTCGTCTTCCGTAAGGGCGCCCCTGAGCACCTGGAGATCGAGGGAGAGCCACCCGGCGCCGGCGAGATCGCCCTGCCCACGAGCACGGCTGCGTCCCTCGGCCTCGAGACCGGCGACCACGTGGCCCTCGTGGGACCCAACGACGAGACGCTCGACCTGCGCGTCTCGGGCACGTTCGAGTCCCCCGATCGCGAGGATCCGTTCTGGTACGGCGGCCGCAGCCCGTTCCCGGCGCCCGACTCGACCGACCCGCCGCCGCTGCTCGTCGACCGCGCCACCTACCTCGATGCCGCCGGGACGCTCGGCCTCACGACGGAGTTCACGTGGGACGCGTTCCTCGCCCTGGACGGCGTGCCGTTCGAGCAGGCGTCGCGCGTGCCAGCCGAGCTCGCCGAGATCGAGGACGTAGTGCGGGCCCGGCCGGGGCTCTCGTCGACCCGCATGGTGAGCGGCCTCGAGACGCTGTTCGATCTCGTCGACCTGCGGGTGAAGAACCTGCGGGTTCCGATCCTGCTCGTCGTGTTCCAGATCGGGGCGGTGACGTTGGCCGTGCTCGCCGGCGTCGGGTCGCTGACGCTGACCCGCCAGACGTTCGAGCTCGCGGTGCTGCACAGCCGCGGCTTCTCCCGCCGCACCCTGCTCGTGGCGCAGGGCGCCCAGGCGCTGCTCTGCGCAGCGGTCGCGTTCCCGCTCGGGTTGTTGCTCGGACTCGGGCTCGCCAAGCTCGCCGGGCGGTTCAACGGCGAACAGCTTCCCGGGGTCGAGTTCCCCGCCCGGTTCAACGACGGCGCGCTCTGGCTCGGCCTCGCCGTGGCGTTCGTCGGCGCGCTCGTGCTGCTGGCGCTCTCGGCGCCGGCGGTCTCGCGCACGGTGATCGAGGAACGCCGCATCGCCTCGCGCGAGGATCGTCCCCTGCTCGCCCGGGTGCCGGTCGAGCTGATCGTGCTGCCACTCGGCATCTTCGCCTTCATCCAGCTTCGTGGCGGTACGAAGCCGGAGGCGGGCGAGGGTGCGATCGAACCCCTGGTCCTCGCCGCGCCGACGCTGCTGTTGTTCGCGGCCTCGTTCGTCGCCCTTCGGTTGCTCTCCTTCGTGTTGCGCCGGCTCGACGGGCGTATCGGACGCGCTCGTCGGCTCCCGCCCTACCTCGCCGGGCGGCGGCTGGGGCGCTCCCCCGGCACCGGGTTCGCCTCGGCGCTGTTGCTGCTGCTGTCGATGGGACTGCTCGTGCTCGCGACGTCGTACCGGGCGATCGTGCTGCAGAACCACAGCGACGCCGCGCACGTGCAGGTCGGCGCCGACTGGAGCGTCAGCGCGACCCCGCCCGACCAGGTGCTCGCCGCAGCGGGGTCGATGCCGCCCGAGACGATGGCCGTCGTGCGCACGGACCCCAGCTTCTCGACCGGGAGCTTCTCGCTGCCGCCGACAGCCCTCGGCATCGACCCGGCCCGCTTCGAGGAAGCGGGATGGTGGCGCGACGACTTCTCTTCGACGTCGCTCGACGACATCCTCGAGCGGCTCGACACCGAGCCGCTCGGGGTCCGGGTTCCCGACGGCGCGACCGAGCTCACGATGACCGTCGAGGTGCCCCGTGCCGCCGACGAGCTGCGAGCGCAGGCAACGTCGGTGACGGTGGGGGGTGAGCTCTCGACCTCCTCGCAGCCGCTCACCGCGGGTCCGCAGGAGGTCTCCCTGGCGGTCCCCCAGGCCGAGCGCCTGCTGTCGATCACGTTCCAGGCGGACACCGGCACGGATCTCCCCGACGAGATCGATGTCGTGATCGGCGCGCCGCGGCTCGGCGACCAGGCCCTCGACCTCGCGACTTGGCAGCCGACGACCTGGCGCGGCGGCTCGGGCACGCTCGAGATCGAGCCCGACGGGTCCGCGCGCTACACCTTCCGTCCAGGGGCTGGGAACGTGGTCGGCGGGCTCCTCCCGGCCGCGCCCGTCCTGCCGGCCCTCGTCTCCGACAACGTGGCGACGCAGACCGGGGGCACGGTGGAGCTCGGGCTCGCCGGCCAACGGCTGCAGGTCGAACCCGTCGCCGTGGCGAGCCAGTTCCCCGGGGTCGTACCGAACGCGCCGTTCGTGGTCGTGCCCCTCCGTGGGCTGCTCGAGCGGCAGTTCTCGATCCCGGAAGCCGGCGTCACGCTGAACGAGGTGTGGGCCAACACCCCCGAGGACCCGTCGCCGCTGCTGACCGAGGCCGGATGGGTGCCGGGCGTGGTGAACGCCACGGCGCCGATCGAGGGATCGCTCGCACAGCTTCCGCAGTCGCTCGCGGTGGGCATGAACTTCGCGGCCGCGGTCGCGGGCGTCGGGCTCGTGATCGTCGGGGTCGCCGCGGGCCTGTACTTCACGATGCGCCGGCGAGACTACGAGTTCGCGGCCTTGCGGGCGATGGGCACGGACCGGCGACAGATCCGGACCACCCTCGTGCTCGAACAGGCCGCCCTGCTCGGCTTCGCGCTCCTCGCCGGGCTCGCGATCGGCTACTGGCTCCTGCGGCTCGTGATGCCCTACGTCGGCACGAGCCTCGGGGTCTCGTATCCGGCGCCAGTGCTGATGCTCGACTGGCCCGCGATCGGCACGGCGGTCGTGGCGATCGTCGTCGCGAGCGCGATCGCGCTCGGCGCGGCGATGCGCACCCTGATGCGATCGTCGGTGACCGGCGTCCTGCGAGGTGAGCCCGAATGA
- a CDS encoding ABC transporter ATP-binding protein: MTMVSPGLFAPSDREVLIRFRHVFKVYRIAETGVVALGGVDLDIAPGEFLVVVGPSGAGKSTILNLIGGLDRASAGSVEVDGQDLGLLDVDALTRYRAHRIGFVWQGTARNLVPYLTVRENVSLPAAIDRHDDPGRRRDADELLRLVGLGDRLRHTPGMLSGGEQQRAAIAVALANTPSILLADEPTAELDSESAATVLDAFRAVNREFGVTIVMVTHDLAAARAADRRIRVRDGRVLHEATSVGPVGDDGRVRLPEEAVAALGDGELEAEVSPDEVRLRRRSETGHA; encoded by the coding sequence ATGACGATGGTGAGCCCCGGGCTGTTCGCCCCGTCCGATCGGGAGGTGCTGATCCGCTTCCGGCACGTGTTCAAGGTCTACCGGATCGCCGAGACCGGGGTGGTCGCGCTCGGTGGGGTCGACCTCGACATCGCGCCCGGCGAGTTCCTCGTGGTCGTCGGCCCCAGCGGCGCCGGGAAGTCGACGATCCTCAACCTGATCGGCGGGCTCGATCGGGCCTCGGCGGGCTCGGTCGAGGTCGACGGGCAGGACCTCGGCCTGCTCGACGTCGATGCGCTCACTCGCTACCGCGCCCACCGCATCGGCTTCGTGTGGCAGGGCACCGCGCGCAACCTCGTGCCGTACCTCACGGTGCGCGAGAACGTAAGCCTGCCGGCCGCCATCGACCGCCACGACGATCCCGGACGGCGACGCGACGCCGACGAGCTCCTGCGCCTCGTCGGCCTCGGCGACCGGTTGCGCCACACGCCGGGCATGTTGTCGGGCGGCGAGCAGCAGCGGGCGGCGATCGCGGTCGCCCTCGCGAACACCCCCTCGATCCTGCTCGCCGACGAGCCGACCGCCGAGCTCGACTCCGAGAGCGCGGCCACGGTGCTCGACGCCTTCCGCGCGGTCAACCGGGAGTTCGGCGTCACGATCGTGATGGTGACGCACGACCTCGCGGCCGCGCGCGCCGCCGACCGGCGCATCCGGGTGCGGGACGGGCGTGTGCTGCACGAGGCCACCAGCGTGGGGCCGGTCGGCGACGACGGACGGGTGCGTCTGCCCGAGGAGGCAGTCGCGGCCCTCGGCGACGGGGAACTGGAGGCCGAGGTCTCGCCCGACGAGGTGCGGCTGCGGCGGCGGAGCGAGACGGGCCATGCCTGA
- a CDS encoding ABC transporter ATP-binding protein, with protein MPEIDDLRAKWGPSGDAADVRESDVAGPSTERRDTTPAGSAPLLEGEAVVRRYPGAQGVLAVRGASLSLAPRDFVALMGPSGSGKTTFIGTLSGLDAPDEGEVRWKGRTIHRMSRAERGELRRRNMGIVFQSFGLLPTLSAVENVELPLRVNGAQLDEARERASGWLERLGLAHRIDNRTFELSAGQQQRVAVARALITEPEVVLADEPIAEVDTENADLILAALWDVIGRGGAVLAATHNPEALRYANRVVLFRDGVVEREGSPDELAGHLSTD; from the coding sequence ATGCCTGAGATCGACGACCTGCGCGCGAAGTGGGGCCCTTCGGGCGATGCCGCCGATGTGCGCGAGAGCGATGTCGCCGGGCCGTCGACGGAGCGTCGCGACACGACGCCGGCCGGTTCGGCCCCCTTACTCGAGGGGGAGGCCGTCGTGCGCAGGTACCCGGGGGCCCAGGGCGTCCTCGCAGTGCGGGGAGCGTCGCTCTCGCTCGCCCCGCGCGACTTCGTGGCGCTGATGGGCCCCAGCGGATCGGGGAAGACGACGTTCATCGGTACGCTCAGCGGCCTCGACGCTCCCGACGAGGGCGAGGTTCGCTGGAAGGGTCGGACGATCCACCGGATGTCGCGCGCCGAACGCGGCGAGCTCCGCCGGCGAAACATGGGCATCGTCTTCCAGTCGTTCGGCCTGCTCCCCACGCTCTCGGCCGTCGAGAACGTCGAGCTCCCGCTCCGTGTGAACGGCGCGCAACTCGACGAGGCTCGGGAACGCGCGAGCGGCTGGCTCGAGCGGCTCGGCCTGGCCCACCGCATCGACAACCGCACGTTCGAGCTCTCAGCCGGCCAGCAGCAACGCGTCGCGGTCGCTCGCGCACTGATCACCGAGCCCGAGGTCGTGCTCGCCGACGAGCCGATCGCCGAGGTCGACACCGAGAACGCCGACCTGATCCTCGCGGCGCTGTGGGACGTGATCGGCAGAGGTGGCGCCGTGCTCGCCGCGACCCACAACCCCGAGGCGCTGCGGTACGCCAACCGGGTGGTGCTGTTCCGCGACGGCGTGGTCGAGCGGGAAGGCTCTCCCGACGAGCTCGCCGGGCACCTGTCGACCGACTAG